The DNA segment GATAATTTCCCTGTCTCTGCGACTCTGGGGCTGATTCCTGGCACGAGAATTCATTATCTGACTCTAACCCTGGGCCTGCTTTTTTCTGCACTGTCATATTTTCTCCTCTCCCGTACCACTTTCGGGTTCGAAATCAGACTGAGCGGCGAGAATCAGCGGGCTGCCGACAGGGCAGGGATCAGTCCCCTGAAAGTATCGCTCCTGGCAATGGGCCTGAGCGGTGGTCTGGCAGGACTAGCCGGAACAGGCGAACTCTGCGGGATTCACCATCATCTTACCTATCCCTGGGCTGTCTCTTCAGGATATGGCTTTACAGCGATCATAGTGGCCTGGATCTCAGGGATGAATCCTCTCCTCTGCATTCTGTCATCGATTTTTTTCGGAGGCCTGCTGGTAGGAGGGGACGCTGTGCAGATTTCCCTGGGCCTGCCTTTCGCTGTCGTGAATGTTTTCAACGGAGTGATCCTTTTTTTCCTGATCACAGGGGAATTTTTTCTGGAAAATAGAATTTTTATTAGGAGGGGCGGGAATGCCGGGACTTGAACTGGCCGTATCTATACTGAATCGAGCTCTGTCTGCCGGAACC comes from the Candidatus Wallbacteria bacterium genome and includes:
- a CDS encoding ABC transporter permease gives rise to the protein MFRISFEKRYDRSRRLTLTIYLLSLILAILAASLIFPLRGVNPLTALQKILLSSFFSSYGLSETITKAIPLILISSGLCLAYRAKLWNIGSEGQLLAGCILATWTGLNASIMPSVLVLPLMFMAGMLGGALFGMLAAWLKHRFCMNEVISTLMLNYVAIEAVQYLIYGPWKGKTQWGFPYTDNFPVSATLGLIPGTRIHYLTLTLGLLFSALSYFLLSRTTFGFEIRLSGENQRAADRAGISPLKVSLLAMGLSGGLAGLAGTGELCGIHHHLTYPWAVSSGYGFTAIIVAWISGMNPLLCILSSIFFGGLLVGGDAVQISLGLPFAVVNVFNGVILFFLITGEFFLENRIFIRRGGNAGT